TAGGAATGATTTTCCAAGGCCCCTAATGTTTCAGATGCCTGAAGAGGCAATGTGTCCATTTGTTAtgtccctcctccccatctctctccaccTTCCAATGGCATAAGGCATTTGTTTCTAGTCCAGGAATGTTAAAATACTGGACCTTAAACTACAACTTTGATTTACAGAAAAACTAGTTTAGATCCTTTTTCGAGGCAATGATTTCCATTGCACTGGCATCTAGAGGCTAAGGCCCcggtgtgctaggcactgtatatgcacaacaaaaagatggtccttgcccaaaagattttactttgttttaagacTAGGGACAACAGGTGGACATGGGGAATGTAAGGGGACAGTAACATAGTTATGAGCAGTGGTCAGAACAGGCCAACTGCCTAACCATTGTTAAGTGTTTCTAAAAGACAGAGTTTCTCTCTTACTCCAAGGCCTTTCTGCTGGGACTTATGCTTCTGAGGCAGCCTGGCTTTTCAGACAAAAGATGAAAAATTAAGATactactgtaaaaataaaaagcttttctATTAGAAATGTGGTATAAAGAAAATGTGTCTTGCTATGGGTTTAAGATTCTGTTGGCGGGTTTGTGAGATGATTTGGTCACGTGATCAACATGGCCATCTCCAGCCCATACTAATGGGATCTTTAGTGCATGTCTCCAGCTATAAAATAGATACAAAATCCGTTTCTGACATTAAAACGTCTGCTCTTCTTTTACCCCCTTCCTCCAAAGAATGTGCAAAAGCTTTCCATGCAGCTGGTTCCAGACTGGTGCTCTGTGGCAGAAATGGTGAGAGACTGCAGGACCTGGTGCAGGAGCTCTCTGCCAAGGCAAATCACGCAAAGAATGTAAGTGTAGGGAGAGAATGGGCTGTTACATCCTGGTGCTGGGTTTGCTGTTCATTCCATTACAGGATATGCAGAATTTCTTGTTGGCTGTGTTGAATGAGAAAGTTGCAATCCCGCAATTATCAGCAGTTTATGCTGCATGTATGGGAGTATAATCTAGTGATGTGTCCTGTCTTGCAGAAAATGTTCATGAGTCAACCAGCTTAAAAATGATGCATGATTTAACAAACCAAGTGTGTGCATGCAGGGTATAGACCTGTACCCCGGGCAGAGTAACTTAACtgactttaattttgtttttgatcTCTCCCTATGAAATTGGTTGGATAAAAGAATAGTATCTGGTCACTGAAGTTCTTCTTAGTGGTGCAGGTACAATCCCAGGATAACAGAACGGGCTGGGACTCTTTGACCATATCCGACTTATTTTATCTAACAAAGCAGTAACACACAGGAGCAAGAGAGATTCCAGGGGGATCGCACTTGCTCACTGCCTGCCTGGTGTTGGGAGCAGACCAAAGCGCAGTGCACTCCAGCTATTCTGTACTGATTTATTGGCCCACAGAGGGCTGTTACATGTTGACACAACTTAGAGCTGCCCTAGGGAGGTGCAAAGGTGATTTAAAGCTGCCTTTTGATCCTCTCTCTCACCTTGTTCCTGCACCAGGTGCAGAAAAGGAGCAACATAGAACTGAGGCCCTTAGTTGTACCTCTCTCTGTCCTAACAATGCATCCCTCccaaacagaacagaacaaacTGGAGGGATGTGTGTATGGTACCTCCATGCACTCTGGCATTTACTTCCACAACTCTAACAACACAAGAATTTTCTGCTGTGCTCTTGGGCCAGATAATAATGCCATTTCTGTTTCCTCATTAAATAGCTCTTTGTCTCTGCTACTTCCACCCTTCACATTGCCACAAACCCTTCCCTAATGCAGAAGGGTGATCCATGTTTTAAAGTGTTACCAGTCTACTGCGGCTCAGATCCCCAGTAGTTTGAGGATGGGACTGCTAGGAGGATGTGGGTAGGGAAGAAGAGTGGACTCTTCCCGATAGGGACTGTCCTACGGAAGTCTGACAGGATATAACAAGTAGAAGAAAATTGATCTCCACACCACTCCATTTCATTACCCTTGTTACTTCCAGTGCTGGGAAGATCAAGAGGTGGCCCAGTTGTGAGGATCATAGAGTTCTAAGATGTGGCCAGGGGCAGCTACCCTCTCTACCAGtaatactcagacctcagtgttTCAggatcagcattacccaaaagagtcacagtagtgtgaattcattgtttcatttaccaaGCCTCAGTCTAAAGTATCACTGCTCAATGCTATGGAAGTGTGATCTGAGATTGACATGGTCCCAGCATACAGTTCTTCAGATTAAGATGGAACATTGCATGCTGGAACCTCTGGTTTCTTGAGTCCATACCAAAGGAAATGGAAATTTTCCTCTATTGATGATTGTGGGCTCCTTCCAAGTAGCCACTGCAGCCTATGATCGGACAAAGATTGGGTGATCCTGCCTTCTCAGCTTTGAAGGTACATTCCTCTTCTTTGCACCTTCTCCCTAAGAAATGGGAATGAACGGGCAGAATGTCCAGGAGCCCAGAAGAAGCCTTTTGCTAACATGTAGTTTGTTCACAGATACACAAACCTTTCACTGTGATCTTTGACCTCTCTGATACTAAAATGGTAGTAAGTGCTGCTGAAGAGATCCTGAAGTGTGTGGGTCATGTGGACATACTGATCAACAATGCAGGGATCAGTTACCGAGGAACGATATTGGACACGGGGATGGATGTGGACAAAAAAGTGATGGAAACCAACTACTTTGGTCCTATAGCATTCACAAAAGGTACATGCTGCTTCTCCCTTCCTCATGCATTCAAGTGGGGCTGTTTCTTAGCTCTTCAGATCAGGATTACCTCTGCCCCTTGTTCTAATTGCCTACCCATTGCTCTCTGCTTTACATTGCCACCCCATTCTTAATCCTAATAAGATTCTTCAGAAAAGACCTCCTGAACTCTTTGCTCTCTCAATTCTCAGAGGCCCTTGCACTAAAATAGTTTCTTCCGTAATTGTTGCGTATCCATATTATTTGTGTATCCCTGGTGACAGCCCTATTATGTTTGTCTGGTTTGGAAAAGTTTCTATATAGACAGCAAAACTGGGATCCGTCTGGGAAGTAGGTACCTGACACGAGTTTAGAAATATTGAAACCAAGAGCAAAAGCACTCTTTATCACTTCCGAGAGGCATTTCCTTCTGCCAAGCCATAGAGGGTTAGAAAAAGACAGACACCTTTATTGATAGCATATCTTACTCTACACAGAAGTAATTTGCCTCTCCTCCTTTAGTAACATTTCTGTTGCTCCCTGCCACTTTTGCTGTAGAATGTAAACCGTCCAGTCCTGCCTAAAATTGCCCAGAGTTTAGATGGGCTCAGCAGAGCCGGTCTTCTGTGAACTGTGCTTAGGTGCTTTGTCTTAACTAGAATCCCAGCTGAAGCTGCAGTTAGTGTTCAGGTTTAAAATGACAATCATGGTGCACGCAACCCTTTTGACCCCAAGGAGGGTGGTTCATGAGTCATTAGGAGTGTGTAGAATAGTTCATAATGGAGGGTGCCTCTGGTATTGCAGTCTCAAGTGGAGCTGGAAgattggggttgggggagaagaACAAGGAGAGAATGGACCTTCTTGGCATTGCTTAATCTGGGGCCTAACAAGGGGCTTTCACTTTAACGTGAGCATCTTGTTAACCAGTGTCCCCTGGCCCTGCTCCTAAATTGGATCAGCAGACCTTAGATGACCCCAGGTGTCAGTGACATGGCTTTTATAAACACTGATTCTGGTTAGCAGTAACAGCAattattaatctctctctctagctcttctGCCCTCCATGATCAAAAGACAACAAGGCCACATTGTGGTGATCAGCAGCGTTCAAGGCAAAATAAGCATTCCTTTCAGATCAGCATGTAAGTAGCTGTACGCAGGACGGGGAATAGGAGTCCAGGGCACTTGAGTGGAGGGCTGAATATTTGGATACTATTTCCACTGTTCCCGTCCTTGGAGGAGGCACTATGCATGGAATGCAAGAGCTGTGGAACATTCTCAGTGTGGCTCAACCCTCTGACAGTGGTCAGAAGTATTCAAGGGAGGGGAGCCTTGATCATAAGTCTTAAAATCTTCATAGACTGAAGCGCTGGTCTAAAATTCTCATGGGAGGGCAGGCTAgactctccttccttccctgacAGCTTCATGGCATCGATCCATGCTAATGTCTGAGAGCCCCTGCAAACTTTAGTTACTAGGATTTAGCTCCATAATGGTATTGCCGTTTATCCATGCTCTTTTCCTGGCTGCTGCGTGACAGTTCTCCCTGGGTGTAGGGATCCTGGGAATGTACAAGCGAATCCTGTTACTTAAAGAGCACAGTATTTTTATCAAATCCATAAGCAGATAAGGTCTTTGGCATGAAGAGCCTGCAGTCGAATTTGGACATATAAGGGTAATAATTCAGACTCAAGACGAGCCATCTGTGAAAAAATTAGTGTAGGAGACCTCAAGAAAATAGAGATTtaaaaggagagagggagagtgcTTGAAACATGGGAAATTGGAGACCATTTCAAGCATAGACTGCAGGATGGAAAGAAGATACAAAGCTGAGAGATAAGAGGGAACAGCAAATAAGGAAGAATGCACAGACGGGTTGTACGATGAAACGAGTGGAACTGTAAAGAGTCTGGTAGGGGAGGAGCTTGGACTTGATATAGAAGGAGAGGGGAAGCCAGTGAAGGGTTTCAAGAAGGGGTTGTGATGtgttcagagcagcagcagcagaagataaCAGTAGTGATGTTTTGAATAGattaggttgggggagaacaagATAAGCTGAAGTAGTTGATAAAATATGCTCCAGGCCTGGACCCAGTTTTTGGAAGCTGGGATGAATGAAGAGAATATGGATTTTAGAGACCACATAAGTGACAGGACTTAATGAGAGCCTGAATGTGGGTTGGAGTAGGGAAGAAAAGAGATTCCAATTATCTAGTCTTGCAGACTCCATGATCGGGGAGAATTAGAGTGTTCCTATTGGACTGGGAAGAGAGACTTTGGGCAGTAGCTCAAttgaggggagggggatgcaTGGAAAAAAAGGTGAATAAATCCTGCCCTAGGTTGTATGACTTGTCTTTGCTCCCACCTAGTTGTATGATCAGGTTTTTAATTAAGTAAATGTATTTGAAAGAAGCCACTCCCTGAGCCTGCTCTATGCCTTGTCATTATCAGGCCCTGCTGTCCTGCTATTGGGAATTATATTCCTGCTCTGCCTCAACCATGTATTTCCTCAATTGCTCTTCTATGCTGAACTCCAGCTCTCTTATCAAATATGAGAGGCAGTATTGATTGTTCCAGGGCCTTCAGCCCACGTCCGATATTAAGCCCTGTATCCTAGCCAGCTTCCAATTTGGGtaatgacattttgaaaatgccttttgaaaatgccTCTAACTTCCATTAAGAGTTGCTGTTCTTCGCTTCTTGTAATGAAGCAATATAGTGTTGCAGTGTGCTGTTAAATGGTGCTGTGCTCTAGTGACAAAGGGGTTGCAGGTGAAAAAATTTGCCTGAaccctgctcctcccccgtcTGACTGCACGCCCAAGTTGTGTTTTGCAGATGCAGCGTCCAAACATGCCACCCAGGCCTTTTTTGACTGCCTGCGAGCGGAGATGGAACAGTATGAAATCGATGTGACTGTTGTGAGCCCTGGCTATATTCAGACAAACCTGTCTGTCAATGCTGTAACTGCAGATGGATCTCGCTATGGAGGTGAGGATTGGCCttctgccaaattaaatgtaaaaatttaataagagccaaaaactcaaaaggtaataacaaaatgtttaagtacatcagaagcaggaagcctgctaaacaaccagtggggcccctggatgatcgagattcaaaaggagcacttaaagataagtcatcgcagagaaactaaatgaattatttgcttcagtcttcacagctgaggatgttagggagattcccaaacctgagccgtcttttgtaggtgacaaatttTGAGGAattgtcactagaggaggttttggaattaattgagaaacttaacagtaacaagtcatcgggaccagatggcattcacccaagagttctgaaagaactcaaatgtgaaattgcagaactattaactatggtttgtaacctgtcctttaaatcaactactgtacccagtgactggaagatagctaatgtaacgccaatatttaagaagggctctagaggcgATCATGGCAATTACAGACAAGTAATTAGTTAGTTACGGCAATTACAGTACCGGGctaattagttgaaacaataaaattgtcagacgcttagaagaacataaattgttgcacaaaagtcaacatggtttctgtaaagggataTCATGTTTTACTAatttattagagttctttgagggggtcaacaaacatgtggacaaggaggatcccGTGGACATAGTGTACAGTAACTTCTCACttagtcgtcccggttaacgttgtttcgttgttacgttgctgatcaattagggaacgttccctaattgatcagcaacgtaacaacgaaacaacgttaaagtttaaacaacatttaaagttgtgcaatgctccactATTatgttgtttggctgcctgctttatAATATACCTgtaattaaattgcttgtttaaaatgtatataatgcctttttgtctggcaaaaaaaaatttccttggaacctaaccccccccccccccagttacattaattcttatggggaaattggattcacttaacatcgtttcatttaaagtcgcatttttcaagaacataactacaatgttaagtgaggaattactgtacttagatttccagaaagcctttgacaaggtccctcaccacaggctcttacgtaaattaagttgttatgggataagagggaagatcctttcttGGATTGagtaaaagacagggaacaaagggtaggaataaatggtaaattttcagaatggagaggggtaactagtggtgttccccaagggtcagtcctaggacgaattctattcaacttattcataaatgatctggagaaaggggtaaacagtgaggtggccaaGTTTGCAGATGTTACTAAACTGTTCGAGATAGTTaagatcaaagcagactgtgaagaacttcaaaaaggtctcacaaaattaagtgattgggcaacaaaatggcaaatgaaatttaatgtggataaatgtaaagtaatgcacattggaaaaaataaccccaactgtatattcaatatgatgggggctaatttagctacaactaatcaggagaaagatcttggagtcatcatggatatttctctgaagacgtccacgcagtgtgcagcagcagtcaaaaaagcaaatgggatgttaggaatcatttaaaaagggatagagaataagacggagaatatcttattacccttatataaatccatggtacgcccacatcttgaatactgcatacagatgtggtcccctcatctcaaaaaagatatactggcattggaaaaggttcagaaaagggcaactaaaatgattaggggtttggaacgggtcccatatgaggagagattaaagaggctaggacttttcagcttggaaaagaggagactaaggggggatatgatagaggtatataaaatcatgagtggtgtggagaaagtgaataaggaaaagttatttacttgttcccataataaaaactaggggccaccaaatgaaattaatgggtagcaggtttaaaacagataaaaggaagttcttcttcacgcagcgcacagtcaacctgtggaactccttacctgaggaggttgtgaaggctaggactataacagggtttaaaagagaactggataaattcatggacgttaagtctattaatggctattagccaggatgggtaaggaatggtgtccctagcctctgtttgtcagagggtggagatgaatggcaggagagagatcacttgattattacctgttaggttcactgcctctggggcacttggcattggccactgtccgtagacaggatactgggctggatggacctttggtctgacccagtatggccattcttacgtacTCATAGGAAACACTATCGCTTCTCTGCTAACAAACTACTCTCAACGCCTCCACCTTGGCGATTTGCCAGATCTCTGTGTTGCAGGCAAGAGAGTGATTGCATTAGCAGAGTTCTACAAAAGGGTTGCATCGGCCTCAGGAGTTTGGGGAATGGGGTTTTCCTCAGAGAATGGCTTTGATGCTGGCTGTAGGGGTGTCTCCAAGGAGTAGCACAAAAGCTGAGATCTCTCACAAAGAAGAAATTGCTATGTGGGGGTTACACAGGGACCTCAAGGGGCTTTAAATGGTCCATATGAGCAGGCATTTTTAACAAGCCAATTCTGTGGCAGTCCACACCTGTTTGAAACAAGCTTAATTGACCGTATTTCttacagtgttgctgtagccatattggtcccaggatattagagagaaggtggatgaggtaatcttttattggaccaacttctattgataaaaaaaaacattacctcatccacctggtGTCTTTGTTTCTTACAGGGATACAAAGACTATCCAATAGAAAGGAGGCTGTTAGTtaagagggaaggaggaaaatGAGTTCAGATTATTGAACTATAGCTCCAGCTGAGCTTTGGGGAATGTGGAAACTATCCTCGTCTCCCTCATTTCAGCCAGTCAATATGCACCTGGCATTTACGCAGTAAAGTAACAGCAAGTGAAACTTGTGAGAGTGTTCAACATTGGAGCCTCCATCCATAACTGAACTAAAATGTCTAATAATGCCTCTGGTGAACCGCATGGTTCAGTGGTGGAGCAATGGCCTGGGATCTGGGAGGACCCCCTCTACTGACCCGAGCTCAGCCATCACTCCAAACTTGGACTCCCAACAAAGCCATCTGAAACTGGTTTAAAAGCAAGAATCTCACTGACAACAAAACGCTGAGCTTTCCTGGGGAAATAACCCTTCAGAAACGAGTGCTTACCTGCTGCGGTCCATGCTGATTTCCCTTTGCTCTTTACAGTTACGGACAAGAACACCAGTGAAGGCAGaacagctgcagaggtggctcaGGTGGTTCTTAATGCAGTGGGGCAGAAGAAGAAGGAGGTGCTCGTAGCTGGC
The Lepidochelys kempii isolate rLepKem1 chromosome 10, rLepKem1.hap2, whole genome shotgun sequence DNA segment above includes these coding regions:
- the DHRS7B gene encoding dehydrogenase/reductase SDR family member 7B isoform X3, with product MDLTFTAIVPLLLGSVGLFALFRLLQRMRMQAYLQDAVVVITGATSGLGKECAKAFHAAGSRLVLCGRNGERLQDLVQELSAKANHAKNIHKPFTVIFDLSDTKMVVSAAEEILKCVGHVDILINNAGISYRGTILDTGMDVDKKVMETNYFGPIAFTKALLPSMIKRQQGHIVVISSVQGKISIPFRSAYAASKHATQAFFDCLRAEMEQYEIDVTVVSPGYIQTNLSVNAVTADGSRYGVTDKNTSEGRTAAEVAQVVLNAVGQKKKEVLVAGLLPSLAVYLRTLSPRLFFTFMASRARKERKAKDS
- the DHRS7B gene encoding dehydrogenase/reductase SDR family member 7B isoform X2 — protein: MVTGIARKNIHKGKLMDLTFTAIVPLLLGSVGLFALFRLLQRMRMQAYLQDAVVVITGATSGLGKECAKAFHAAGSRLVLCGRNGERLQDLVQELSAKANHAKNIHKPFTVIFDLSDTKMVVSAAEEILKCVGHVDILINNAGISYRGTILDTGMDVDKKVMETNYFGPIAFTKALLPSMIKRQQGHIVVISSVQGKISIPFRSAYAASKHATQAFFDCLRAEMEQYEIDVTVVSPGYIQTNLSVNAVTADGSRYGVTDKNTSEGRTAAEVAQVVLNAVGQKKKEVLVAGLLPSLAVYLRTLSPRLFFTFMASRARKERKAKDS
- the DHRS7B gene encoding dehydrogenase/reductase SDR family member 7B isoform X1, producing MEYSYLVPCLLGANCPPAPRDPEWTKVFSLLTMESKTVVPWARMFTRWKNIHKGKLMDLTFTAIVPLLLGSVGLFALFRLLQRMRMQAYLQDAVVVITGATSGLGKECAKAFHAAGSRLVLCGRNGERLQDLVQELSAKANHAKNIHKPFTVIFDLSDTKMVVSAAEEILKCVGHVDILINNAGISYRGTILDTGMDVDKKVMETNYFGPIAFTKALLPSMIKRQQGHIVVISSVQGKISIPFRSAYAASKHATQAFFDCLRAEMEQYEIDVTVVSPGYIQTNLSVNAVTADGSRYGVTDKNTSEGRTAAEVAQVVLNAVGQKKKEVLVAGLLPSLAVYLRTLSPRLFFTFMASRARKERKAKDS